The following nucleotide sequence is from uncultured Draconibacterium sp..
TTGGCCGGAATCAGATCGTAAAGCGATGCCAGCGTACGGTTACCCAGCACTCCTTTTTTTGCATCTGGATGTTTTTTATCGTCAAGTATCTGGAACTCACATCCGATCGCCGAGCCTCCTCCTTTGTTCAGGTTGCCTTGTACAAAATATTTTATACCGCTATTAGCACCTTCGGTGAGGTTAAAATCAACTTCCAGAATAAAGTTCTTATACATTTTATCGGTAACAATATCGCCACCATTTCCTGACTCTGCCCCATCGGCTTTTTCAACCACCAAAGTGCCGTCTTCGATATGCCAGCCCCGCTGTGGGAAGTTTTCCAGTTTTACTCCGCGCCAGCCTTTGGTTGTTTTGCCATCCCAAAGCAATTTCCAGCCGTTGCTCTTTTCTTTTGCGGTAAGTGTATTGGTTAAATAACTCACTTCCTGAACATCTTCCGGCATTGGCATTCGGGCACTTTCCAAATTCTCGGTTTTAATGCGGATGTTTTTCCAGCGAATAGTTTTGCCTTCCTTTTCGGTGTCGTTACCAATCGAGTGCACCTGAAGTGCGATAAAACCTTCAGCAGTTAAATCATCAACCAAATTGGCTACCGGCTGTCCGTTTATCCATGTGCGGATGGTGTTACCAATGGCTTCCACACGGTATTTGTTCCACTCGCCGTTTTTAAATGCCTTTTTTGCCGGTTGATTATATTCCAGCGGGTAAAGCCATCCACGACGTGCTTCGTCGTAAATTCCTCCCGACCAGCGTCTTTCTGAATCGTCGCACTCTACCTGGTAGCCGTGAACGCGGCCATCCTTATAATCTTTAAAACTGTTGCTTCGTATTTGCACTCCGGAATTCAGTCCGGCTTCCATTTTCATTTCGTATTCCAAAATAAAATCGCCGTAGTTTTTTTCCGTAGCCAGAAAGGTATTGGGAGTTCCGGTTTTACTGGTGCCGATTATCTCGCCATTTTCAACTTTATACCCGGCAGTTCCGTTTAATACTTTCAAGCCTTTTAAATTCTTGCCGTTAAAAAGAGGAGTCCAGTCTTTTTTTTCCTGGGCATTTAAACTACCAATTAAAAGGGCGGCAATTACCAGAAGTATTGCCTTTTTCATTAAATGTTTCATATTTTATTGTAGTTAATACGTTATTTAGTTACGTCTATTTGCTATCCAGTCTCTCCATGTACTTTTGCATCCGGTTTTCCAGCTTTTTCATTCCAAAAACCCGTTCGGGTGCATACCATCCGGTAAATTTACCATTTTCTGCATTTTTTAGTTGCTGGTGTGCCATTTGCAAGTCACGAATACTTTCCTGCAAAAATTGCCGGCGTTTTTGCATATCGGATGTTTCTTTATAAGCCTCGTTTAGATGAAACAACATTCTGTTTAAATATAACATCAAATAGGCTTGCCCCCGAAGGTTATCGCTGAAAAACTGTTTCCCCGACTCAAGTTCCGGATAAATTTCGTCCGCTTTTTGCGTTACCTTTTCCAGCTTTTCAATACTTGCTGAAGTCCCTTTCAACATGGCTTCAACCTGGTTTTCAACGCCATTATCAGCAGGTTCTACACGAAAATAACCAACACTTCCTTTATCAGGGTTATCCAGTTTATGTCCGTGCAAAACATTCGGGCGATACTTCCCTGCTTCCATATCTTTCAAAATCATTTCAGCCGCCCGGGCGTAACGAAGGTCATGAAACAAATACTGTCTTTTAAAGCCCGGTAAATCAACCTTTTTTTGTTGCCAGTAAGAATTGAAAAAATCCTTATAAAGTGCCGCTATTTCTTCACCAAACTGATTTCCAAAATAGTTGCAGCTAAACTTTTTTAAGAAAGCATCCGAATTGTAATCGCCAAAGTTCCACATCATTTCAGCATTGGCCGAAAGTGTTAAAACATGCTCTCTGATATTGCCGGCGTTAACCACCGAAAAAATCAGGTTCCCGCCACAAATACTATCTACCATTCGGTAATTTTGTTCCATTTTATACGGTCCCTCCGCCTGAGCTAAATGCGAGCCGCTTGAATTAAACTGTAGATTCATGTAATAACCAACAAGTTCGTTATTAAAAGAATAGGTCAGTAAGTCCTTATTCGGAAAATGATCACGGCGTGCAGCAACAAAGTTATGTATGAGTGAATCTTCATCAGGAATATGAAAATCGCCATTGGCCACCAATCTCGACATTTCGTTGTAAAGCGTAAGACGCATTAAAGGATTTTTCTTTTTAGTTTTCTCCTTCAACAGGTCGATTTGAATTTGCACCATCTCCTCAATAACTTTGGCTCGCGAAGGATCATCTTTTGGCGAGTTAGGGAAAAATTCCCAGAAAGGAATATCTCTGTTTCCACGGAAACCGACCAACCAAATTGGATCCAGGTTATTTTTTTGCGCAAGGTCGATATGAAAGCCCCAGAATTCACTCAAACTTTTCTTATCGTAAATACTGATTTGCGGCGCAGGCTGTTGCCTCACCTTTTCCCAGTACCTGTTCCAGTTGTTGTAGCCCGATCCGAACACCAGCATGTGATGCCCGGTCACCATCAAACCGCGTTTACTGGCTGTTGAAGCCTCTTTCCCTGCCGGATAAGGTGGTTCAAAACTTTTATAATCGGCGATACCTCCTTCAAGTGTATTGAGTTTTAATCGCAACATAGTTTCAAAAAAAGCCTCATAATTTTCTTCCGAACGGAATTGCCATGGAATTATCAAATCCCGGTCGTTAGGGAACCATGCACGGTATTTAATAGCAGGAGATGAGAAAATTTTATGAAAATCAGCGTCAACTTCAATGCTTTCCTTCATTTCCGGAGTTTCTGAGGCCCAAAACCAAAGCGGATTTATTCCTAAAAACTCTTCGGAAAAAGAGTAGATTGCATAAATGGTTCCCCGCATATCAGCTCCGTTTAACACCACCCGGCCGTTATCGGCATAGATTTGATGTGCTTCCCAACCTTCTACAGAAGGCTTTTCCCCATGAAAGTAATCACCACTTGCGATAATAATTACTTCGCCCGTATCGGGTAGTTGGCTAACTATTTCAGGTTGTTCTCCCAAAACAGCTGTTAAATCACGCTGTAGATCATTTGCCGCCTGTTGCACCGGGCCAAGCTCATCCGGGTGAAGGTAAATTTTTACGTCTTTATTGATTTCAAAACTATTGGGCTGTGCAGTACACGACAGCAACGTACTCAGTATTAAAAGAAAGTAACCATACAACTTTAGCTGGCTATTAGTAAGAGAATTATTTATTAAACCCATCATCTTATTTTGTTTCAAAAATTATTTATTCGGAGATATAAATTCGGTGTTCGAGCTGTTTGTAATAATCGAGGTCAAATTCCGGTTTTTCCAATCCCGCGGGAATTGGTTTTTGAGAAAAGGTTTGGAAATACAGCACACACGAATTACGCCATATTACCGCATCTTTTTCCTGAATCTCGAGTAATGCTTTAACATGCGAAAAACGCTGCTCGTCAATTCGTCCTTCCAGCGAATTCCAATCTTGCTGCATTTGTCTTACGGCTTTAACTCCGTCGTAATATTTATGCACCAACTCTTCCCATAATGTACGCCCCGATTTCATCTGATGATTCCATGAAACATGATGAAACCAAAGCAGGTATTTCTCGGGAACGCGATCAATATCATTATAAATTTCATTTAAAGGTGGGAAATATTGTTCTACGGCATTTGATCCATTTTCCGAGCGATCGAAACCAATTCCATAATCGTCGGCCTGATGAAAACGTTTTGAGCGGTTCGACCAGGGCGCCGGCCCGTAATGCATACCGGTGCCGATGTGCGTTAATCCCAAAGGCTCACGATAATTTACACCTGCCTCATCCGATAAAAGCATGATCTTTTTTATGGTTTCAACGACCGCCTCGTTATTTGAGAAAGTTTGACGAATCCACTGTTCAGCCAGTTGTTCTGCATCTGAATTGTAATCCCATGCCAGACGCCCGAAAGCAAACCAGGATGATTGTACAAACGGATGGCGGGTCCAGTTTCGGTCGGTACCCGGATTAACCACTGCTGTCATCCCGCTTATTGGATAATCATAAGCTTCGCCGGAAAGCACTTTGGCAACCGTAGTTCCTTTTCCTTTTGCATAGGTATCGGCATCTAACAATTCTTTAAACATGCGGCCTTTATAAAGCAAGTGATTCGCATTTCCCAGGTATTCCTGTGTTACCTGGAATTCAATCATGGTATTGGTTTGTGGCAAAGCTCCGAAGAGGGGCGAAAATGGTTCACGTGGCATAAAATCAAGCGGACCGTTTTTTATTTGCAGCACCACATTATCGGCAAACTTACCATCAAGGGGAACAAATTCATCGTAAGCTTCACGCACCCGGTCTGCTTGTCGTTCGCCGTATACAAAAGCGCGCCAAACAACAATTCCGCCGAAGGGTTTAATTACATTGGCGAGCATATTGGCACCTTCAGCATGATTTCGTCCGTACGTTTTGGGGCCGGGTTGCCCTTCAGAATCAGCTTTAACTAAAAAACCTCCAAAATCGGGAATTCGCGAATAAATTTCGTTTGTCTTTTTTTGCCACCAGTTTACTACTTCGGGAGCTAAGGGATCTGCCGTTTTTAGCCCGCCCAATGTCACCGGCGAACTATAATTTATGGCCAGATAAACTTTTACACCATAAGGCCGGAAAATATCGGCCAGCATTGCAATTTTCTCCAAAAACTGACTGGTGATAAAACGGGCATCAGCATTCACATTGTTTATGGCAACACCATTAATTCCAACCGATGCACTAATCCGGGCATAATCCGTATATCGCGGATGCGCATATTCGGGCAGTGTGCCCCACTCCCATAAAGAACGGCCTGCATAACCCCGTTCAACAGAACGATCCAGATTGTCCCAGTGATTTGCCAAACGAAGCTTACATTGAGGCTCGTTAATTAGTTCTAAATCACTAATATTTTGTTGTGTTTGAAGCATTCGAAGAAAATGAAAAGTACCGTACAAAACTCCCAAATCGGTATTTGCCGCTATAACAATACATTGGTGCCCTTCAACATTTTTTTCTTCAATTAAGAAACCTTCAGTACCGAGTTGCTCCAGTTTTTCATTAAAATTTAATGACGCGAGAAGCGGAGAATTTTCCGGAGTTCCCAAGACCAACGTTCCATTCGAATTTAGTTTCAGGCTATTTTCAACTTTTGTCCCCAACAAGCCCGTTAATCCACGCAAAAGTTCCTCTTCAACAGCTTGCATTGTTGGCGAGTTGGTATTTAAATGTACTTGTTGAATTTGTTTTTT
It contains:
- a CDS encoding DUF1080 domain-containing protein — protein: MKHLMKKAILLVIAALLIGSLNAQEKKDWTPLFNGKNLKGLKVLNGTAGYKVENGEIIGTSKTGTPNTFLATEKNYGDFILEYEMKMEAGLNSGVQIRSNSFKDYKDGRVHGYQVECDDSERRWSGGIYDEARRGWLYPLEYNQPAKKAFKNGEWNKYRVEAIGNTIRTWINGQPVANLVDDLTAEGFIALQVHSIGNDTEKEGKTIRWKNIRIKTENLESARMPMPEDVQEVSYLTNTLTAKEKSNGWKLLWDGKTTKGWRGVKLENFPQRGWHIEDGTLVVEKADGAESGNGGDIVTDKMYKNFILEVDFNLTEGANSGIKYFVQGNLNKGGGSAIGCEFQILDDKKHPDAKKGVLGNRTLASLYDLIPANGTFYDPNHQQKRFNGIGSWNRARVEVQGNHVTHYLNGIKVVEYERNTQQWQALVNYSKYQQWENFGNFEEGHILLQDHGDKVQFRNIKINELD
- a CDS encoding glycosyl hydrolase 115 family protein, producing the protein MMGLINNSLTNSQLKLYGYFLLILSTLLSCTAQPNSFEINKDVKIYLHPDELGPVQQAANDLQRDLTAVLGEQPEIVSQLPDTGEVIIIASGDYFHGEKPSVEGWEAHQIYADNGRVVLNGADMRGTIYAIYSFSEEFLGINPLWFWASETPEMKESIEVDADFHKIFSSPAIKYRAWFPNDRDLIIPWQFRSEENYEAFFETMLRLKLNTLEGGIADYKSFEPPYPAGKEASTASKRGLMVTGHHMLVFGSGYNNWNRYWEKVRQQPAPQISIYDKKSLSEFWGFHIDLAQKNNLDPIWLVGFRGNRDIPFWEFFPNSPKDDPSRAKVIEEMVQIQIDLLKEKTKKKNPLMRLTLYNEMSRLVANGDFHIPDEDSLIHNFVAARRDHFPNKDLLTYSFNNELVGYYMNLQFNSSGSHLAQAEGPYKMEQNYRMVDSICGGNLIFSVVNAGNIREHVLTLSANAEMMWNFGDYNSDAFLKKFSCNYFGNQFGEEIAALYKDFFNSYWQQKKVDLPGFKRQYLFHDLRYARAAEMILKDMEAGKYRPNVLHGHKLDNPDKGSVGYFRVEPADNGVENQVEAMLKGTSASIEKLEKVTQKADEIYPELESGKQFFSDNLRGQAYLMLYLNRMLFHLNEAYKETSDMQKRRQFLQESIRDLQMAHQQLKNAENGKFTGWYAPERVFGMKKLENRMQKYMERLDSK
- a CDS encoding alpha-glucuronidase family glycosyl hydrolase, producing the protein MHIYLYLYRIVLLTGLLLGCSQTKSQNSYTGEDGYRTWLRYELVDNQQLLQAYKKQIQQVHLNTNSPTMQAVEEELLRGLTGLLGTKVENSLKLNSNGTLVLGTPENSPLLASLNFNEKLEQLGTEGFLIEEKNVEGHQCIVIAANTDLGVLYGTFHFLRMLQTQQNISDLELINEPQCKLRLANHWDNLDRSVERGYAGRSLWEWGTLPEYAHPRYTDYARISASVGINGVAINNVNADARFITSQFLEKIAMLADIFRPYGVKVYLAINYSSPVTLGGLKTADPLAPEVVNWWQKKTNEIYSRIPDFGGFLVKADSEGQPGPKTYGRNHAEGANMLANVIKPFGGIVVWRAFVYGERQADRVREAYDEFVPLDGKFADNVVLQIKNGPLDFMPREPFSPLFGALPQTNTMIEFQVTQEYLGNANHLLYKGRMFKELLDADTYAKGKGTTVAKVLSGEAYDYPISGMTAVVNPGTDRNWTRHPFVQSSWFAFGRLAWDYNSDAEQLAEQWIRQTFSNNEAVVETIKKIMLLSDEAGVNYREPLGLTHIGTGMHYGPAPWSNRSKRFHQADDYGIGFDRSENGSNAVEQYFPPLNEIYNDIDRVPEKYLLWFHHVSWNHQMKSGRTLWEELVHKYYDGVKAVRQMQQDWNSLEGRIDEQRFSHVKALLEIQEKDAVIWRNSCVLYFQTFSQKPIPAGLEKPEFDLDYYKQLEHRIYISE